In the Drosophila biarmipes strain raj3 chromosome X, RU_DBia_V1.1, whole genome shotgun sequence genome, one interval contains:
- the LOC108023360 gene encoding mucin-5AC isoform X1, with protein sequence MTHCLWSTVLGLLALLSMATSRSVRQLPSAYSHPPVLPGGYYGQPPYAYPPHYGYGYQAPHPPPPVYSPYFDNVFGVYKSYPGGGYPVRFDYNNRCSRNYIGIKPHPDQQQYYYVCKPNCVIFSKCRDLESFNPSSGRCVQHIPQHRPDHSPPNCQKEGRFPHPHDCKVYYRCDKNRTQPWLFACPAGTIFSPVERKCLPGDQCPSTEISDSGSYIPQNCELKFPECAGEGTFRSPTDCSLYYTCRLQDSGTYLQTRFKCPGSNSFDPERKLCRPRNEVDCFDFVPQPPLPVPYAPQPYYPPYQAPPLFEEDDYDTDAKEQQPALKSEKLQVAGGFERPSVNVVILPTKSTPATTTTSERTTAYYKYENYPSYHSHHHKKVEPSAESQTVEKEDVLRKLKLSENVVILPTTPATTTTNRESSKETTKYQYKRYTYATETPKIEPALSGLHLSKNIVVLPTTHYTTTPKPTVPTCPPLPTPSTTAKPSTTTTERSTTTPKTSTIKTTTQSPKTTTQKTSTVTERTTTPTLKTTIVTTTTQKRSTTTHKSSPVTKTTKKATTITLKTTTSTDKPTTLKTTTVKTTTQKPITTSQKTSTVASTTKETTESSPKPTASTEKPTTTSTTTQKPKTTTSKPTTTTQKTPPTTQKPTTVTTSTQKPTTTTEQTSTSKKTTTITPKPTTTTQKTTTRDPSTTKVTSTSHKTTTTTEKISTITTTTSKPTTVTTTTKTPITTTPKSSTVSTTTQKTTESSPKPTTSTPKPTTTTRQTSTITTTTQKPTTTTPKPTSTTQTTTTTTAKPTTVTTTTHKPTSTTPKSSAATTTTQKTTESSPKPTTSTEKPTTTTQKSSTATTTTGKPTITTVKPTKTTPRPTTTTKKTTTTTLKPTTVTTTTEKPTTTTQKTSTATSTTEKSTESSPKPTTSTEKPTTTTVPKTTQEPLTNTPESTTTTTPKPTTVTTTTRKSTTTTPKTSTVTTTTTKTTTTTIIASSTTPQKPTTSTPKPSTTTETTSTQKSTTTTPNTSTVTTTSPKPSTTTLKPTTTTGKSTSVTARSTSVPTTRSPTTIPAQNSTSTTELTTVTRPPCPDPDSTSDKNTNPACTQELQQVKQLQLHSPQKPEELTRIQAKTGLGESINVLGGRDELDYMDDAPSSGEGESGQATTARTPTMSTLAAAHLLQKLFHIISTTPPSREHSSSQRPPSQKSSASTRPPGVTLSQMARHNLATSKPFIAHSLRLSIQQLAAPTQKRSIQPQALGSLNTTKKEPEDSEYYDSETSEQYADEDNEVLTITQPKAMASTTVAAVLPAPSSTTERERLETSSSPSRTRPVSSSTTAPLPTTTERERFEISSSPSRTRPVSSFTTNPLPTTPERERLEISSMPSRTRPVSSSTTAPLPTTTERERLENSTSPSRTRTVSSSTTAPLPTTTGDLEYGDSSGDSDYPNDGIDDVPNSVVTSLEARKSFLLSLLKERLTRVEDKKPLPTSPTAAPRTSPMMSSSSSSSSSTASSTSPTTRSESTTGAPSPTVAPVRAKNSTHLSSEYYDEDEDYVEDEPAHSSDAEKKEGGTGLVAKKPPVATGKRHVALMQHKMASRTAKNEGQSKAATEGLLLKGLAIGDSQFPSKNPLSRALGSKGDSNQALNGNAPNTIGHPARLTIEHSLMQTTMPNIIPTSETSTPKPSSTSTEASMTRPSFMTSRLVKALEQRKLEAITQRTLEIVTPTTSETLPTASAVVASAMVPWAASTGRRDAVLSVNSMPWLLAARNQTVHLTPLSSNATTIRGRAPSNPVSPNNPTSNPTVSSPEDYSTEKVPQLIVKVYEPIDLKIVFCPKSCDQDHDHKYDPADNFKKTNCSGGCDEEEERIHKHVDIQWKPLELSDIAGFRNAV encoded by the exons ATGACGCACTGCCTCTGGTCGACGGTGCTGGGCCTTCTGGCCCTGCTCTCCATGGCGACCAGTCGATCGGTGCGCCAGCTGCCAAGTGCATACTCGCATCCGCCCGTGCTGCCCGGCGGATACTACGGACAGCCGCCCTACGCCTACCCCCCGCACTACGGCTACGGCTACCAGGCGCCACACCCGCCGCCACCCGTTTACAGCCCCTACTTTGACAACGTTTTCGGAGTCTACAAGAGCTACCCCGGCGGCGGATATCCCGTGCGGTTCGATTAT AACAATCGTTGCTCTCGGAACTACATTGGCATCAAGCCACATCCGGATCAGCAGCAGTACTACTATGTCTGCAAGCCGAACTGTGTGATTTTCAGCAAATGTCGCGATCTTGAG AGTTTCAATCCGAGCAGCGGGCGCTGCGTGCAGCACATTCCGCAGCACAGGCCGGACCACAGTCCCCCGAATTGTCAGAAGGAGGGCCGCTTCCCACATCCGCACGACTGCAAGGTGTACTACAGGTGCGACAAAAACCGGACGCAACCCTGGCTCTTCGCCTGCCCCGCGGGCACCATTTTCTCGCCGGTGGAGCGAAAGTGCCTGCCCGGTGACCAGTGCCCCTCGACGGAGATATCGGACAGTGGCAGCTACATCCCCCAGAACTGCGAGCTCAAGTTCCCCGAGTGTGCGGGTGAAGGCACCTTCCGCTCGCCGACGGACTGCTCCCTCTATTACACATGCCGACTGCAGGATAGCGGTACCTATCTGCAGACCCGATTCAAGTGCCCCGGCAGCAACAGTTTTGATCCCGAGCGTAAGCTGTGTCGTCCCCGCAACGAAGTCGACTGCTTTGACTTTGTCCCGCAACCACCATTGCCGGTACCCTATGCTCCACAGCCATACTATCCTCCCTATCAAGCGCCACCGCTCTTCGAGGAGGACGACTACGATACAGATGCCAAGGAACAGCAGCCGGCTCTTAAGTCCGAAAAACTTCAGGTAGCAGGAGGCTTTGAAAGACCCTCGGTAAATGTGGTTATTTTGCCCACAAAGTCCACGCCAGCGACCACAACCACTTCGGAACGCACCACTGCCTATTACAAATACGAGAATTATCCTTCGTACCACTCACATCATCACAAAAAAGTAGAACCTTCTGCAGAAAGCCAAACGGTTGAGAAAGAGGATGTCTTGCGCAAATTAAAGCTGTCGGAGAATGTTGTAATCCTGCCCACCACACCGGCGACTACTACTACCAATCGTGAGTCCTCAAAGGAAACCACCAAATATCAATACAAGAGATACACCTATGCAACTGAGACTCCAAAGATCGAACCTGCATTAAGTGGTTTGCACCTTTCGAAAAATATTGTCGTTCTGCCCACTACCCACTACACGACTACGCCCAAACCAACAGTTCCGACTTGCCCCCCCTTACCAACGCCGAGTACGACAGCTAAGCCAAGTACGACTACCACTGAGAGATCCACCACGACCCCGAAAACATCTACGATTAAAACAACTACTCAGAGTCCGAAAACAACGACCCAGAAAACCTCAACAGTTACCGAAAGAACTACCACGCCGACTCTGAAAACTACTATTGTGACAACAACGACTCAGAAACGAAGCACCACCACTCACAAATCCTCACCAGTTACTAAAACGACAAAAAAAGCAACAACCATTACTCTTAAAACCACAACAAGTACCGACAAACCCACTACTTTGAAAACAACTACAGTGAAAACAACTACTCAAAAGCCAATAACGACTTCGCAGAAAACATCAACAGTTGCTTCTACCACCAAAGAAACAACAGAAAGTTCACCTAAGCCTACAGCAAGTACTGAAAAACCAACTACGACTTCTACGACCactcaaaaaccaaaaactacTACTTCTAAACCTACAACAACGACCCAGAAAACACCACCGACGACTCAAAAGCCAACTACTGTGACTACCTCTACCCAGAAGCCAACAACGACTACTGAGCAAACCTCAACTAGCAAGAAAACAACAACGATTACTCCAAAGCCTACAACAACTACCCAGAAGACAACCACGAGGGATCCAAGCACAACCAAAGTGACATCCACTTCCCATAAAACAACTACGACTACTGAGAAAATCTCTACAATAACTACGACAACCTCAAAGCCAACTACAGTGACAACCACTACCAAAACACCAATAACGACTACTCCAAAATCGTCAACCGTTAGTACTACCACCCAAAAAACAACAGAAAGTTCACCTAAGCCCACAACGAGTACGCCAAAACCTACCACTACCACTCGACAAACCTCTACAATAACTACGACTACACAAAAACCGACAACTACTACTCCTAAACCTACATCAACGACCCAGACCACAACAACGACAACTGCAAAGCCAACTACAGTGACAACTACTACTCATAAACCAACATCGACCACTCCGAAGTCGTCAGCCGCTACTACTACCACTCAAAAAACAACAGAAAGTTCTCCTAAACCGACAACAAGTACTGAAAAACCCACCACGACTACTCAGAAAAGCTCCACAGCAACGACAACCACTGGAAAACCGACAATTACTACGGTTAAACCTACAAAGACTACTCCAAGACCCACTACAACGACCAAGAAAACTACAACCACGACTCTGAAGCCAACTACTGTGACAACCACTACTGAAAAACCAACAACGACTACTCAGAAAACGTCAACAGCTACTTCTACCACCGAGAAATCAACGGAAAGTTCTCCTAAGCCCACAACAAGTACCGAAAAACCGACAACGACTACAGTACCAAAGACCACTCAAGAGCCACTAACTAATACTCCAGAATCGACAACAACGACGACTCCGAAGCCAACTACTGTGACAACCACTACCCGGAAATCAACGACGACCACTCCGAAAACGTCAACAGTTACTACCACCACCACGAAAACAACAACGACTACTATTATAGCCTCTAGTACGACCCCTCAGAAGCCAACAACTTCTACTCCGAAACCCTCAACCACTACAGAGACAACCTCCACTCAAAAGTCAACAACAACCACTCCGAACACCTCTACAGTAACCACGACCTCACCAAAACCAAGCACAACCACACTAAAACCGACCACTACTACTGGGAAATCAACCTCAGTTACGGCAAGAAGCACAAGTGTCCCGACCACGAGGAGTCCCACAACCATTCCAGCGCAGAACTCCACCAGCACGACTGAGCTGACCACAGTCACGCGACCACCTTGTCCCGATCCGGACTCCACCTCAG ATAAAAACACAAACCCCGCATGCACACAAGAACTCCAACAAGTTAAACAACTCCAACTGCACTCACCGCAAAAACCAGAAGAACTCACCCGCATACAAGCCAAGACAGGGTTAGGCGAAAGTATAAATGTTTTGGGCGGGCGGGATGAGCTTGACTACATGGACGATGCACCATCTTCCGGGGAAGGGGAATCTGGGCAGGCGACCACGGCTAGGACTCCGACCATGTCCACACTGGCCGCGGCCCACCTGCTGCAAAAGCTCTTCCACATAATCTCCACCACGCCGCCGAGCAGGGAGCACTCCTCTAGCCAACGTCCGCCCAGTCAGAAATCTTCCGCCAGCACGCGTCCGCCCGGCGTGACTCTTTCCCAGATGGCCAGGCACAACCTGGCGACCTCCAAGCCCTTCATCGCCCACTCCCTGCGGCTCTCCATCCAGCAGTTGGCAGCCCCCACCCAGAAGCGTTCCATCCAGCCGCAGGCGCTCGGGTCCCTGAACACCACCAAGAAGGAGCCTGAGGACTCGGAGTACTATGACAGCGAGACCTCCGAGCAGTACGCAGACGAGGACAACGAAGTGCTGACCATAACTCAGCCAAAGGCCATGGCCAGCACAACGGTGGCTGCCGTTCTTCCGGCTCCGTCTTCGACCACTGAGCGGGAGCGGCTTGAGACTAGTTCCTCGCCAAGTCGGACCAGGCCGGTTTCCAGTTCCACCACAGCTCCACTGCCGACGACCACTGAGCGGGAGCGTTTTGAGATTAGTTCCTCGCCAAGTCGAACCAGGCCGGTTTCCAGTTTCACCACAAATCCATTGCCGACGACCCCTGAGCGGGAGCGTCTTGAGATTAGTTCCATGCCAAGTCGGACCAGGCCAGTGTCCAGTTCCACTACAGCTCCACTGCCGACGACCACTGAACGAGAGCGTCTTGAGAATAGTACCTCGCCAAGTCGAACCAGGACAGTGTCCAGTTCCACTACAGCTCCACTGCCGACGACCACTGGCGACCTCGAGTACGGCGATAGCTCTGGGGACTCGGACTATCCCAACGACGGGATAGATGATGTTCCGAATAGCGTAGTCACGAGCCTGGAAGCCAGGAAGAGCTTCTTGCTGAGCCTGCTGAAGGAGCGGCTGACTCGAGTGGAGGACAAAAAGCCTTTGCCAACGTCCCCCACAGCTGCTCCTCGGACAAGTCCCATGATGAGCTCAAGTTCTAGCTCAAGTTCCAGCACAGCTTCCAGTACGAGTCCAACCACGAGGTCTGAATCGACTACGGGTGCACCTTCACCTACAGTTGCACCCGTTCGAGCCAAGAATTCGACTCATTTGAGCTCGGAATACTATGATGAAGATGAGGACTATGTGGAAGATGAGCCCGCCCATTCGTCAGATGCTGAGAAGAAAGAAGGGGGCACAGGCTTAGTGGCCAAGAAGCCTCCAGTTGCCACGGGCAAGAGGCACGTTGCTCTGATGCAGCATAAAATGGCATCTCGAACTGCCAAAAACGAGGGGCAATCGAAGGCTGCAACGGAAGGTCTGCTGCTCAAGGGACTGGCAATCGGGGATAGTCAGTTTCCCTCCAAAAATCCTCTCAGCCGGGCACTGGGAAGCAAGGGTGATAGCAACCAGGCTCTAAACGGAAATGCTCCCAATACAATTGGTCATCCGGCGAGGCTAACCATTGAACACTCATTAATGCAGACAACGATGCCAAATATAATACCTACAAGCGAAACATCCACTCCAAAACCATCATCCACATCCACAGAAGCATCAATGACACGACCAAGTTTCATGACCAGTCGACTGGTTAAAGCGCTAGAACAACGAAAACTAGAAGCAATCACTCAGAGAACATTAGAAATAGTCACACCGACCACATCGGAAACACTGCCCACAGCATCGGCCGTGGTCGCATCCGCGATGGTGCCGTGGGCCGCCTCCACTGGACGCCGGGATGCAGTGCTGTCGGTGAACAGCATGCCCTGGTTGCTGGCGGCCCGCAACCAAACCGTCCACCTAACACCCCTCTCATCCAACGCCACCACCATTCGCGGCCGAGCGCCGAGCAACCCAGTGAGCCCCAATAACCCCACCTCCAACCCAACAGTGTCCAGCCCCGAGGACTATTCCACCGAGAAGGTGCCGCAGCTCATCGTCAAGGTGTACGAGCCCATCGACCTGAAGATCGTCTTCTGCCCGAAGTCCTGCGACCAGGACCACGACCACAAATACG ACCCAGCTGATAATTTTAAGAAGACCAACTGCTCTGGAGGCtgcgacgaggaggaggagcgcaTCCACAAGCATGTCGACATCCAGTGGAAGCCACTGGAGCTGAGCGACATCGCTGGCTTCCGCAACGCAGTTTAG
- the LOC108023360 gene encoding mucin-5AC isoform X2 → MTHCLWSTVLGLLALLSMATSRSVRQLPSAYSHPPVLPGGYYGQPPYAYPPHYGYGYQAPHPPPPVYSPYFDNVFGVYKSYPGGGYPVRFDYNNRCSRNYIGIKPHPDQQQYYYVCKPNCVIFSKCRDLESFNPSSGRCVQHIPQHRPDHSPPNCQKEGRFPHPHDCKVYYRCDKNRTQPWLFACPAGTIFSPVERKCLPGDQCPSTEISDSGSYIPQNCELKFPECAGEGTFRSPTDCSLYYTCRLQDSGTYLQTRFKCPGSNSFDPERKLCRPRNEVDCFDFVPQPPLPVPYAPQPYYPPYQAPPLFEEDDYDTDAKEQQPALKSEKLQVAGGFERPSVNVVILPTKSTPATTTTSERTTAYYKYENYPSYHSHHHKKVEPSAESQTVEKEDVLRKLKLSENVVILPTTPATTTTNRESSKETTKYQYKRYTYATETPKIEPALSGLHLSKNIVVLPTTHYTTTPKPTVPTCPPLPTPSTTAKPSTTTTERSTTTPKTSTIKTTTQSPKTTTQKTSTVTERTTTPTLKTTIVTTTTQKRSTTTHKSSPVTKTTKKATTITLKTTTSTDKPTTLKTTTVKTTTQKPITTSQKTSTVASTTKETTESSPKPTASTEKPTTTSTTTQKPKTTTSKPTTTTQKTPPTTQKPTTVTTSTQKPTTTTEQTSTSKKTTTITPKPTTTTQKTTTRDPSTTKVTSTSHKTTTTTEKISTITTTTSKPTTVTTTTKTPITTTPKSSTVSTTTQKTTESSPKPTTSTPKPTTTTRQTSTITTTTQKPTTTTPKPTSTTQTTTTTTAKPTTVTTTTHKPTSTTPKSSAATTTTQKTTESSPKPTTSTEKPTTTTQKSSTATTTTGKPTITTVKPTKTTPRPTTTTKKTTTTTLKPTTVTTTTEKPTTTTQKTSTATSTTEKSTESSPKPTTSTEKPTTTTVPKTTQEPLTNTPESTTTTTPKPTTVTTTTRKSTTTTPKTSTVTTTTTKTTTTTIIASSTTPQKPTTSTPKPSTTTETTSTQKSTTTTPNTSTVTTTSPKPSTTTLKPTTTTGKSTSVTARSTSVPTTRSPTTIPAQNSTSTTELTTVTRPPCPDPDSTSVSSPEDYSTEKVPQLIVKVYEPIDLKIVFCPKSCDQDHDHKYDPADNFKKTNCSGGCDEEEERIHKHVDIQWKPLELSDIAGFRNAV, encoded by the exons ATGACGCACTGCCTCTGGTCGACGGTGCTGGGCCTTCTGGCCCTGCTCTCCATGGCGACCAGTCGATCGGTGCGCCAGCTGCCAAGTGCATACTCGCATCCGCCCGTGCTGCCCGGCGGATACTACGGACAGCCGCCCTACGCCTACCCCCCGCACTACGGCTACGGCTACCAGGCGCCACACCCGCCGCCACCCGTTTACAGCCCCTACTTTGACAACGTTTTCGGAGTCTACAAGAGCTACCCCGGCGGCGGATATCCCGTGCGGTTCGATTAT AACAATCGTTGCTCTCGGAACTACATTGGCATCAAGCCACATCCGGATCAGCAGCAGTACTACTATGTCTGCAAGCCGAACTGTGTGATTTTCAGCAAATGTCGCGATCTTGAG AGTTTCAATCCGAGCAGCGGGCGCTGCGTGCAGCACATTCCGCAGCACAGGCCGGACCACAGTCCCCCGAATTGTCAGAAGGAGGGCCGCTTCCCACATCCGCACGACTGCAAGGTGTACTACAGGTGCGACAAAAACCGGACGCAACCCTGGCTCTTCGCCTGCCCCGCGGGCACCATTTTCTCGCCGGTGGAGCGAAAGTGCCTGCCCGGTGACCAGTGCCCCTCGACGGAGATATCGGACAGTGGCAGCTACATCCCCCAGAACTGCGAGCTCAAGTTCCCCGAGTGTGCGGGTGAAGGCACCTTCCGCTCGCCGACGGACTGCTCCCTCTATTACACATGCCGACTGCAGGATAGCGGTACCTATCTGCAGACCCGATTCAAGTGCCCCGGCAGCAACAGTTTTGATCCCGAGCGTAAGCTGTGTCGTCCCCGCAACGAAGTCGACTGCTTTGACTTTGTCCCGCAACCACCATTGCCGGTACCCTATGCTCCACAGCCATACTATCCTCCCTATCAAGCGCCACCGCTCTTCGAGGAGGACGACTACGATACAGATGCCAAGGAACAGCAGCCGGCTCTTAAGTCCGAAAAACTTCAGGTAGCAGGAGGCTTTGAAAGACCCTCGGTAAATGTGGTTATTTTGCCCACAAAGTCCACGCCAGCGACCACAACCACTTCGGAACGCACCACTGCCTATTACAAATACGAGAATTATCCTTCGTACCACTCACATCATCACAAAAAAGTAGAACCTTCTGCAGAAAGCCAAACGGTTGAGAAAGAGGATGTCTTGCGCAAATTAAAGCTGTCGGAGAATGTTGTAATCCTGCCCACCACACCGGCGACTACTACTACCAATCGTGAGTCCTCAAAGGAAACCACCAAATATCAATACAAGAGATACACCTATGCAACTGAGACTCCAAAGATCGAACCTGCATTAAGTGGTTTGCACCTTTCGAAAAATATTGTCGTTCTGCCCACTACCCACTACACGACTACGCCCAAACCAACAGTTCCGACTTGCCCCCCCTTACCAACGCCGAGTACGACAGCTAAGCCAAGTACGACTACCACTGAGAGATCCACCACGACCCCGAAAACATCTACGATTAAAACAACTACTCAGAGTCCGAAAACAACGACCCAGAAAACCTCAACAGTTACCGAAAGAACTACCACGCCGACTCTGAAAACTACTATTGTGACAACAACGACTCAGAAACGAAGCACCACCACTCACAAATCCTCACCAGTTACTAAAACGACAAAAAAAGCAACAACCATTACTCTTAAAACCACAACAAGTACCGACAAACCCACTACTTTGAAAACAACTACAGTGAAAACAACTACTCAAAAGCCAATAACGACTTCGCAGAAAACATCAACAGTTGCTTCTACCACCAAAGAAACAACAGAAAGTTCACCTAAGCCTACAGCAAGTACTGAAAAACCAACTACGACTTCTACGACCactcaaaaaccaaaaactacTACTTCTAAACCTACAACAACGACCCAGAAAACACCACCGACGACTCAAAAGCCAACTACTGTGACTACCTCTACCCAGAAGCCAACAACGACTACTGAGCAAACCTCAACTAGCAAGAAAACAACAACGATTACTCCAAAGCCTACAACAACTACCCAGAAGACAACCACGAGGGATCCAAGCACAACCAAAGTGACATCCACTTCCCATAAAACAACTACGACTACTGAGAAAATCTCTACAATAACTACGACAACCTCAAAGCCAACTACAGTGACAACCACTACCAAAACACCAATAACGACTACTCCAAAATCGTCAACCGTTAGTACTACCACCCAAAAAACAACAGAAAGTTCACCTAAGCCCACAACGAGTACGCCAAAACCTACCACTACCACTCGACAAACCTCTACAATAACTACGACTACACAAAAACCGACAACTACTACTCCTAAACCTACATCAACGACCCAGACCACAACAACGACAACTGCAAAGCCAACTACAGTGACAACTACTACTCATAAACCAACATCGACCACTCCGAAGTCGTCAGCCGCTACTACTACCACTCAAAAAACAACAGAAAGTTCTCCTAAACCGACAACAAGTACTGAAAAACCCACCACGACTACTCAGAAAAGCTCCACAGCAACGACAACCACTGGAAAACCGACAATTACTACGGTTAAACCTACAAAGACTACTCCAAGACCCACTACAACGACCAAGAAAACTACAACCACGACTCTGAAGCCAACTACTGTGACAACCACTACTGAAAAACCAACAACGACTACTCAGAAAACGTCAACAGCTACTTCTACCACCGAGAAATCAACGGAAAGTTCTCCTAAGCCCACAACAAGTACCGAAAAACCGACAACGACTACAGTACCAAAGACCACTCAAGAGCCACTAACTAATACTCCAGAATCGACAACAACGACGACTCCGAAGCCAACTACTGTGACAACCACTACCCGGAAATCAACGACGACCACTCCGAAAACGTCAACAGTTACTACCACCACCACGAAAACAACAACGACTACTATTATAGCCTCTAGTACGACCCCTCAGAAGCCAACAACTTCTACTCCGAAACCCTCAACCACTACAGAGACAACCTCCACTCAAAAGTCAACAACAACCACTCCGAACACCTCTACAGTAACCACGACCTCACCAAAACCAAGCACAACCACACTAAAACCGACCACTACTACTGGGAAATCAACCTCAGTTACGGCAAGAAGCACAAGTGTCCCGACCACGAGGAGTCCCACAACCATTCCAGCGCAGAACTCCACCAGCACGACTGAGCTGACCACAGTCACGCGACCACCTTGTCCCGATCCGGACTCCACCTCAG TGTCCAGCCCCGAGGACTATTCCACCGAGAAGGTGCCGCAGCTCATCGTCAAGGTGTACGAGCCCATCGACCTGAAGATCGTCTTCTGCCCGAAGTCCTGCGACCAGGACCACGACCACAAATACG ACCCAGCTGATAATTTTAAGAAGACCAACTGCTCTGGAGGCtgcgacgaggaggaggagcgcaTCCACAAGCATGTCGACATCCAGTGGAAGCCACTGGAGCTGAGCGACATCGCTGGCTTCCGCAACGCAGTTTAG